The following coding sequences are from one Candidatus Methylacidiphilales bacterium window:
- a CDS encoding TaqI-like C-terminal specificity domain-containing protein: MPSTDLRPQIEAALRDFASVPLADAARRFFGVLGYASERTLPLASVETFRAQLDPGNRLTDRDNEALATLSGFHLLFQLTETELTRQQEMHDDPRKVQDTRIESYLFFAAELPPGDYTRTALSTLVRAINKPLPMPALVLLRHGERISLGIIHRRLHKRDTSKDVLEKVTLIKDIAFNDPIRAHLEILQDFSIPHLAEDFCFHSFVSLHEAWQKRLGSYALSNKFYQEIADWYFWAHHQVEDGTIRLPLHCDTEQEKSLFLIRLLTRVIFTWFLVEKRLIPSDLFREHCLQDLLKDFHPSRDPKKPDSSPAYYHAILQNLFFGTLNMPPEQRGFREKKKEGERYDPNFGITNLWRYEDAFKKVSDWTALSTRVPFLNGGLFDCLDDKTGKKTDNTILDGFSDNPKLTCHLPNDLFFGPPRPVNLSKDYGEEDKKSARSKKATVRGLIEILSRYKFTIEENTPLEEEIALDPELLGKVFENLLASYNEDTRTTARKAFGAFYTPREIVSYMVDEALKSYLATQVPRCKGALDDLFSNKATLKEIKPDTRDALIAAIGRVKILDPACGSGAFPMGALHRLVDLLQKLDPNNESWKRDRLTEARRYQGLLQEAGAKAEEIAACDARIADIEKSFDTRYHALDFARKLYLIENCIYGVDIQPVATQIAKLRFFISLVVDQKVEPSASNLGVRPLPNLETRLVAADTLTPLPKPKERQGGLFDDARPEDYAEHNRLKVELTRVRHEHFNARDPRNKRRLRDEDAAIRRELHDLLKRVGLPGDAAKMMAAWDPYDQNRFAPFFDSEWMFGLPVGRVKFDGKALATLLGNITLINEAGGQGELTASAPREIDSGFDVVIGNPPYVLIQDGMRDDKLLRLYRDTYEVASYKIDLYHLFIERSVKLLKGGGSLAFITPSNFATNNYCSTLRQFLFRETQLREFLSFEENVFQASVNNWVFVLSRGAMESGKVAFYKGAISSGDLSLELISAIEQRSLREGHGLLVPPSDSNAGAVLEKIQGGRKVLGDFATVNFGMQLRDRKHFPGDVIDGEAQKKHMTRFHRPCVTGRDIRRFAVTHGGLYCYFNRTAKRGGCWDEAVHSAKDKVLVRQIGEYPEGGLDRHGHAVLNTAFMIYPLQQQEAQRTSRLLLAIINSPCVRFFWTNRFRDDRKTFPKIKGEYLKLIPIASATDREADVVIVLVDVLTLLNGHFAANPSAQTTRDPLMLAYWERVLNGLVYELYFPEELHAASLRLFDLVAQADLPDVTQIPEQDRLPKLRQKFEELHDGAHPIRIALDKLQTLDTVRIIEGKA; the protein is encoded by the coding sequence ATGCCCTCCACCGACCTCCGCCCCCAAATCGAAGCCGCCCTCCGGGATTTCGCGTCGGTGCCCCTGGCCGACGCCGCCCGCCGCTTCTTTGGCGTCCTTGGCTACGCCTCCGAGCGCACGCTTCCCCTGGCATCAGTGGAAACATTCCGCGCACAGTTGGACCCCGGCAATCGCTTGACCGATCGAGACAACGAAGCCCTCGCTACACTCAGTGGCTTCCATCTCCTCTTCCAGCTCACCGAAACGGAATTGACCCGTCAGCAGGAGATGCACGACGACCCACGGAAGGTCCAGGACACGCGCATCGAGTCATATTTGTTTTTCGCCGCCGAGTTGCCTCCGGGGGATTACACCCGCACGGCCCTCTCTACCCTGGTCCGCGCCATCAACAAGCCTCTGCCCATGCCCGCCTTGGTCTTGCTCCGGCACGGAGAACGGATCTCCCTTGGCATCATCCACCGCCGCCTCCACAAGCGCGACACATCCAAGGACGTCCTCGAAAAAGTCACCCTCATCAAGGACATCGCCTTCAACGACCCCATCCGCGCCCATCTGGAAATCCTCCAGGATTTTTCCATTCCCCATCTCGCAGAAGACTTCTGTTTCCACAGCTTCGTTTCCCTGCATGAAGCCTGGCAGAAGCGCCTCGGCTCCTACGCGCTTTCGAATAAGTTCTACCAAGAGATCGCTGACTGGTATTTCTGGGCCCACCACCAAGTCGAAGACGGCACCATTCGCCTCCCGCTCCACTGTGACACCGAGCAGGAGAAATCCCTCTTCCTCATCCGCCTCCTCACCCGCGTCATCTTCACGTGGTTCCTCGTTGAGAAACGCCTTATCCCCTCCGATCTCTTCCGCGAGCACTGCCTTCAAGACCTGCTCAAAGATTTCCATCCCTCCCGCGATCCCAAGAAACCCGACTCCTCGCCCGCCTACTACCACGCCATCCTGCAAAACCTCTTCTTTGGCACCCTCAATATGCCGCCTGAACAACGCGGATTCCGGGAGAAAAAAAAGGAAGGCGAGCGCTACGACCCCAACTTCGGAATCACCAACCTTTGGCGTTATGAGGATGCATTCAAAAAGGTATCCGACTGGACCGCGCTATCCACACGGGTTCCTTTCCTCAATGGAGGTCTTTTTGACTGCCTTGATGACAAAACTGGCAAGAAGACCGACAACACCATCCTCGACGGCTTCTCCGATAATCCCAAGCTGACCTGTCATCTACCCAACGACCTCTTCTTCGGACCCCCGCGTCCGGTGAATCTTTCCAAGGACTACGGCGAGGAGGACAAAAAGTCGGCCCGCTCGAAAAAAGCGACTGTCCGAGGCCTCATCGAAATCCTCTCCCGCTACAAGTTCACCATCGAGGAAAACACCCCGCTGGAGGAGGAAATCGCCCTCGATCCCGAATTGCTCGGCAAGGTCTTCGAAAACCTTCTCGCCTCCTATAACGAGGACACCCGCACCACCGCGAGGAAAGCCTTCGGCGCTTTCTACACCCCGCGCGAGATCGTCAGCTACATGGTGGATGAGGCCCTCAAGTCCTACCTAGCCACTCAGGTGCCCCGCTGCAAGGGCGCCCTGGACGACCTCTTCTCCAACAAGGCCACCCTCAAGGAAATCAAGCCCGATACCCGCGATGCCCTCATCGCCGCCATCGGTCGGGTCAAAATCCTCGACCCTGCCTGCGGCTCTGGGGCCTTTCCCATGGGCGCCCTCCACCGCCTCGTCGATCTACTCCAGAAACTAGACCCCAACAACGAATCCTGGAAACGCGACCGCCTCACTGAGGCCCGCCGCTACCAGGGACTCCTGCAAGAGGCCGGGGCCAAGGCCGAGGAGATTGCCGCATGCGACGCCCGTATCGCCGACATCGAGAAATCCTTCGACACTCGCTACCACGCCCTAGATTTCGCTAGGAAACTCTACCTCATCGAGAACTGCATCTATGGCGTGGACATCCAGCCCGTCGCCACCCAGATCGCGAAACTTCGTTTCTTTATTTCCCTTGTCGTGGACCAGAAGGTCGAGCCCTCGGCCTCTAACCTTGGCGTCCGCCCACTACCTAACCTAGAGACCCGCTTGGTTGCTGCAGATACACTGACACCCTTGCCCAAACCCAAAGAGCGGCAGGGTGGCTTGTTCGATGATGCCCGCCCTGAGGACTATGCGGAGCACAACCGCCTGAAGGTGGAATTGACCCGTGTGCGGCATGAGCATTTCAATGCTCGTGACCCTCGCAATAAACGCCGCCTCCGGGATGAGGATGCGGCAATACGTCGAGAACTTCATGATTTGCTCAAGCGAGTGGGACTCCCCGGAGACGCAGCAAAAATGATGGCTGCTTGGGACCCCTACGATCAAAACAGGTTTGCCCCCTTTTTTGATTCAGAGTGGATGTTTGGCCTTCCTGTTGGCAGGGTGAAGTTCGACGGGAAGGCTCTGGCTACTTTACTCGGCAACATCACCCTAATCAACGAAGCAGGAGGCCAGGGCGAACTCACCGCCAGCGCCCCCCGAGAAATCGATAGCGGCTTCGATGTCGTCATCGGCAACCCACCGTATGTTCTGATTCAAGATGGGATGCGCGACGACAAACTCTTGAGATTGTATCGCGACACCTACGAAGTCGCCTCCTACAAAATTGATCTCTACCACTTGTTCATAGAGCGAAGCGTTAAACTGCTAAAGGGCGGTGGCTCCCTTGCGTTCATTACGCCATCCAATTTCGCCACAAACAACTACTGCTCCACCCTTCGGCAGTTTCTATTCAGAGAAACGCAACTCAGAGAGTTTTTGAGTTTCGAGGAAAACGTCTTCCAAGCGAGTGTGAACAACTGGGTGTTCGTCCTTTCACGAGGGGCAATGGAGAGCGGGAAGGTTGCGTTCTACAAAGGAGCGATTTCGTCGGGAGACCTAAGTTTGGAACTGATTTCAGCCATCGAGCAGCGTTCGCTCCGCGAGGGGCACGGGCTGCTTGTGCCGCCAAGCGATAGCAATGCTGGGGCTGTTCTCGAAAAAATTCAGGGTGGACGAAAGGTTCTTGGGGACTTTGCCACCGTAAACTTTGGGATGCAGCTTCGGGATCGGAAGCATTTCCCCGGAGACGTGATCGATGGGGAGGCCCAGAAGAAGCACATGACTCGTTTTCACCGCCCATGCGTAACTGGACGCGACATTCGGAGATTCGCAGTCACCCACGGCGGGCTGTATTGTTACTTCAATCGCACGGCCAAGCGCGGAGGGTGCTGGGACGAGGCCGTTCACTCCGCGAAGGACAAAGTGCTTGTCCGACAGATTGGCGAATACCCGGAAGGTGGACTCGACCGGCACGGACACGCTGTCCTCAACACAGCGTTCATGATTTACCCACTCCAACAGCAGGAAGCACAAAGAACATCACGCCTTCTTCTCGCCATCATCAATTCCCCGTGCGTGCGGTTTTTCTGGACCAATCGATTTAGAGATGACCGCAAGACGTTCCCGAAGATTAAGGGCGAATATCTCAAACTTATCCCAATCGCTTCGGCCACCGACCGCGAAGCGGACGTAGTAATAGTTTTGGTCGATGTGCTGACACTCCTGAACGGGCACTTCGCCGCCAACCCCTCTGCGCAAACGACGCGGGACCCGTTGATGTTGGCGTATTGGGAGCGGGTGTTGAACGGGTTGGTGTATGAGCTGTATTTCCCGGAGGAGCTGCACGCCGCCAGCCTGCGCCTTTTTGACCTCGTCGCCCAAGCCGACCTCCCCGATGTCACCCAAATCCCGGAGCAGGACCGCCTCCCCAAGCTCCGCCAGAAATTCGAAGAACTCCACGACGGAGCCCACCCCATCCGTATCGCCCTCGATAAACTCCAAACCTTGGACACCGTCCGGATCATCGAAGGCAAGGCATGA
- a CDS encoding helicase-related protein, protein MSTPPNHSNLRDNQTRGSAADFLRQAIHPGSRLSFVSAYFTVHAYYALRDVLEQAGKLRFLFGEPSFVSLVDADKADSKHFRLTENGLSIGNALQQRPQARACADWIRQQVEIRSVVQSGFLHGKMYHVLPEKGNEAQAILGSSNFTVPGLGLSPTRNNTELNIILDSTYDRKDLLAWFDALWNDSAQVADVKDEVLKHLERLYGNQSPQFIYYLTLYHVFRRFLDENTDADLQLDKTNLFDSQIWQKLFSFQKDGVRGAIRRLRDYRGCILADSVGLGKTFEALAVIKYYQDRGSSILVLCPKKLWNNWNCWLAHGSADNILAKDRFNYHILAHTDLSFTKGQRGPIDLASLPSNYDLIVIDESHNFRNNAVGTETPDGRPRRTRYERLMQDIIQKGIRSHVLLLSATPVNNYLADLRNQISFIAGGDVARRERSANAAADRAFEKNLEIPSIFETTRKAQAEFTRWAKLPADQRSSKELLLKLGGDLFTLLDALSIARSRRQIERHYKAEMEHLGGFPHREKPHSEYPEIDTLGRFPTFQQLDAEISKLNLALYHPSAHLRKDLPAETHAAYERKIGNFNQEGRERILIAMMKVNFLKRLESSIDSFRLTLQRTLDKITKLETKLAAFEEHRDAHPEIDFDVVEPEVDDVDDGETDPEAFKIGGRHRIHLGHIDIPKWRKALNEDRTQLQYLCDEAKPIKPARDQKLQTVKTLLTAHFTNPDLNKEGEPIRKVILFTAFADTARYLHGELAAWAKDTFGVETALVAGTETRTSTGLNDFESILRNFSPRSKSRAQGAGPEIDLLIATDCISEGQNLQDCNFLINYDIHWNPVRIIQRFGRIDRIGSRHHRVRLVNFWPTKDLNAYLKVKERVESRMALVDLTASAEDNLLNTEQVDELISADLNYRNKQLKRLQEEVFDLEDLNDEGVTLADFSLDDFRLDLLDYLKANEDALQRAESGLYAVVPVDSSLPKCHPGVIFCFRHCGKGGKAEDSEKINPLHPYFLVYVLESGDIQYSFAAPKAILQLFRELAAGQTSAHDQLCELFDTRTKNGTDMGLYSDLAKKAVAGITRTFQKRAATSLLSSRGAVLPTASETPGADGDDLELVTWLVIQNP, encoded by the coding sequence ATGTCCACGCCCCCGAACCACTCCAACCTCCGCGACAACCAGACGCGGGGATCTGCCGCAGACTTTCTACGGCAGGCCATCCATCCCGGCTCACGACTTTCCTTCGTCTCCGCGTATTTCACTGTTCACGCCTACTATGCCCTGCGCGATGTGCTCGAGCAGGCCGGCAAGCTCCGTTTTCTCTTTGGTGAACCCTCCTTCGTGTCCTTGGTCGACGCGGACAAGGCCGATTCCAAGCACTTCCGATTGACCGAAAACGGACTGAGCATCGGCAATGCCCTGCAGCAACGCCCCCAAGCCCGCGCCTGCGCGGATTGGATTCGACAGCAGGTCGAAATCCGTTCCGTAGTCCAATCCGGATTCCTGCACGGAAAGATGTACCATGTGCTCCCTGAAAAAGGGAATGAGGCTCAGGCCATACTCGGCAGCAGCAATTTCACCGTCCCGGGCCTCGGCCTTTCCCCCACCCGCAACAACACCGAACTGAACATCATCCTCGACTCCACCTACGACCGGAAGGACCTGCTCGCCTGGTTTGATGCACTTTGGAATGATAGCGCCCAGGTGGCGGACGTGAAGGATGAGGTCCTCAAACATCTGGAACGCCTCTACGGCAACCAATCGCCGCAGTTCATTTACTATCTGACCCTCTACCACGTTTTCCGTCGATTCCTGGACGAAAACACCGACGCCGATCTCCAGTTGGACAAAACCAACCTCTTCGACAGCCAAATCTGGCAGAAACTCTTTTCCTTCCAAAAAGACGGGGTCCGTGGAGCCATCCGCCGCCTGCGCGATTACCGGGGCTGCATCCTCGCCGACAGCGTCGGGCTCGGGAAGACCTTCGAAGCCCTCGCGGTCATCAAGTATTACCAAGATCGCGGCTCCAGCATCCTGGTTCTCTGCCCGAAAAAACTCTGGAACAACTGGAACTGTTGGCTCGCCCATGGTTCCGCCGACAACATCCTCGCCAAGGACCGTTTCAATTACCACATTCTCGCCCACACCGACCTCAGCTTCACCAAGGGCCAGCGAGGACCGATCGATCTCGCCAGTCTCCCCTCCAATTACGATCTCATCGTCATCGACGAATCCCACAACTTCCGCAACAATGCCGTCGGCACGGAAACGCCGGACGGCAGGCCACGCCGCACCCGCTACGAGCGCCTGATGCAGGACATCATCCAGAAGGGCATCCGCAGCCACGTCCTCCTGCTCTCGGCCACCCCGGTCAACAATTACCTCGCCGACCTCCGCAACCAGATCAGCTTCATCGCAGGCGGCGATGTCGCCCGGCGCGAGCGATCAGCCAACGCCGCCGCCGACCGCGCCTTCGAGAAGAACCTCGAAATCCCCAGCATCTTCGAGACCACCCGCAAAGCCCAGGCCGAGTTCACCCGCTGGGCCAAGCTCCCCGCCGACCAGCGCAGCAGCAAGGAACTCCTCCTCAAGCTCGGCGGCGACCTCTTCACCCTCCTGGATGCCCTCAGCATCGCCCGCAGCCGCCGCCAGATCGAGCGTCACTACAAGGCCGAGATGGAGCACCTCGGCGGCTTCCCCCACCGCGAGAAACCGCATTCCGAATACCCCGAGATCGATACCCTCGGCAGGTTCCCCACCTTCCAGCAGCTCGATGCGGAGATTTCCAAGCTGAACCTCGCACTCTACCACCCGAGCGCCCACCTCCGCAAAGACCTGCCCGCCGAAACCCACGCCGCCTATGAGCGCAAGATCGGCAACTTCAACCAGGAAGGCCGCGAACGCATCCTCATCGCCATGATGAAGGTGAACTTCCTCAAGCGCCTCGAGTCCTCCATCGATTCCTTCCGCCTCACCCTCCAGCGCACGCTCGATAAAATCACCAAGCTGGAAACCAAACTGGCCGCATTTGAGGAGCACCGTGATGCCCATCCCGAGATCGATTTCGACGTGGTCGAACCCGAGGTCGACGATGTGGACGACGGGGAAACCGATCCCGAAGCCTTCAAGATCGGCGGACGCCACCGCATTCACCTCGGCCATATCGACATCCCCAAGTGGCGCAAAGCGCTCAACGAGGACCGCACCCAGCTCCAGTACCTTTGCGACGAAGCCAAGCCGATCAAGCCGGCGCGCGACCAGAAACTCCAGACCGTCAAGACGCTCCTCACCGCGCACTTCACCAACCCGGATCTCAACAAGGAAGGAGAGCCGATCCGGAAGGTCATCCTCTTCACTGCCTTTGCCGACACCGCCCGCTACCTCCACGGCGAACTCGCGGCCTGGGCCAAGGACACCTTCGGCGTGGAAACCGCCCTCGTCGCCGGCACCGAAACCCGCACCTCCACCGGGCTGAACGACTTCGAGTCCATCCTCCGGAACTTCTCCCCCCGTTCCAAGTCCCGCGCCCAGGGTGCCGGGCCGGAGATTGACCTCCTCATCGCCACCGATTGCATCAGCGAGGGCCAGAACCTCCAGGACTGCAATTTCCTCATCAACTACGACATCCATTGGAATCCCGTCCGCATCATCCAGCGCTTCGGCCGCATCGACCGCATCGGCTCCCGCCACCACCGCGTCCGGCTGGTCAATTTCTGGCCCACCAAGGACCTCAACGCCTACCTCAAGGTCAAGGAACGCGTCGAGTCCCGCATGGCCCTTGTCGATCTCACCGCCTCGGCCGAAGACAACCTTCTCAACACCGAGCAAGTGGACGAACTCATTTCTGCCGACCTCAACTATCGCAACAAGCAACTCAAACGCCTCCAGGAAGAAGTGTTCGATCTGGAAGACCTCAATGACGAAGGCGTCACCCTGGCCGACTTCTCCCTCGATGATTTCCGTCTGGACCTGCTCGATTACCTCAAGGCCAATGAGGATGCCCTCCAGCGTGCCGAGTCCGGCCTTTACGCCGTCGTGCCGGTCGATTCGTCACTTCCTAAATGCCACCCCGGCGTGATCTTCTGCTTCCGGCATTGCGGGAAAGGCGGGAAAGCCGAAGACTCCGAGAAGATCAACCCACTCCACCCCTACTTCCTCGTCTATGTCCTGGAGAGCGGGGACATCCAGTATTCCTTTGCTGCCCCCAAAGCCATCCTCCAGCTTTTCCGGGAACTCGCCGCGGGCCAGACTTCCGCCCACGACCAACTTTGCGAACTTTTCGACACCCGCACAAAAAACGGGACCGACATGGGCCTCTACTCCGATCTCGCCAAAAAAGCCGTCGCTGGCATCACGCGCACCTTCCAAAAACGCGCCGCCACCAGTCTCCTTTCCAGCCGAGGGGCCGTCCTGCCCACGGCCTCTGAAACCCCCGGCGCCGATGGCGACGACCTCGAACTCGTCACTTGGCTGGTGATCCAGAACCCATGA
- a CDS encoding glycosyltransferase family 39 protein, giving the protein MLCVDGPLTKKTGLDGVLVFCLVLVFLGQGFDLGRRIVWTAWDSHYTAERSRQVGVSGDLLDIRQNGYSDQAKPPLHYGLTAMALGWIPDPESALIFWPLVFGAAVLLLSWVLARQVMPGNRTAAWLAVVLLASHFVFLHSSSTALLDTGMTAFLLLTVVGYEGARRYPLYWWLVWLGIALGFVHKLPLGLLYLALAVGVERFCGREIPRRGPHFVWARLLGVGLALAWLLYQVLRHGLPFLRYFYSTQMVERIISEKPDRWQSFCLTVWHFFQSGPLLVVLPLAALVYWGWQRGRAAGRDLSATALWAFGCSVFVLVFLPGMDRYLLAAMPFLAVHAAGFWADLSPRFRLSRVLWVGLVVVLALGYAGVCRQAFLEAPPEKNRSIRMHSESSADLGRAVRRLRTADWPVVVLGAGQLPSYCVSALAFHTASPDPLHFWEVDGQGRHLTEIPGSLLEPGREVLLVDIGGSGGPGGPAGFESIELLQAIGPDRIFRAKLGRTVPYRMFHF; this is encoded by the coding sequence ATGTTGTGCGTGGATGGGCCATTGACCAAAAAGACCGGCCTCGATGGGGTTCTGGTTTTTTGTCTGGTTCTGGTCTTTTTGGGACAGGGTTTTGATTTGGGCCGTCGGATCGTCTGGACGGCCTGGGACAGTCACTACACCGCGGAGCGCAGCCGACAAGTGGGGGTGTCGGGGGATCTCTTGGACATCCGTCAGAATGGTTATTCCGATCAAGCCAAACCGCCCCTGCATTATGGGCTGACGGCCATGGCCCTGGGGTGGATTCCCGATCCCGAGTCCGCCCTGATTTTTTGGCCGCTGGTTTTCGGCGCGGCGGTCTTGCTCTTGTCGTGGGTTCTGGCCCGACAGGTCATGCCCGGGAACAGGACGGCAGCCTGGCTGGCGGTGGTCCTGCTGGCCTCGCATTTTGTTTTTCTGCATTCTTCTTCTACTGCGCTGTTAGATACCGGGATGACAGCTTTCCTGCTCTTGACCGTGGTGGGTTATGAAGGGGCGCGGCGATATCCCTTGTATTGGTGGCTGGTTTGGCTGGGAATCGCCCTGGGGTTTGTCCACAAGCTGCCGCTGGGATTGCTCTATCTGGCTTTGGCTGTGGGGGTCGAAAGGTTTTGCGGGCGGGAAATCCCCCGGCGCGGACCTCATTTTGTCTGGGCCAGACTGCTGGGGGTCGGGTTGGCGCTGGCCTGGTTGCTCTACCAAGTGTTGCGGCATGGCCTGCCCTTTCTCCGTTACTTCTATTCCACCCAGATGGTGGAGCGGATCATCTCGGAGAAGCCCGATCGTTGGCAGAGTTTCTGCCTGACGGTCTGGCATTTCTTTCAATCCGGACCTTTGCTGGTGGTTTTGCCGCTGGCGGCGTTGGTTTATTGGGGGTGGCAGCGTGGGAGGGCCGCCGGCCGGGACTTGAGTGCGACGGCGTTATGGGCTTTCGGTTGTTCTGTTTTTGTTTTGGTGTTCCTGCCGGGTATGGACAGGTACCTGCTGGCGGCCATGCCGTTTTTAGCCGTTCATGCGGCGGGATTTTGGGCCGACCTCTCACCACGTTTCCGTTTGTCCCGGGTCCTGTGGGTGGGCCTGGTTGTGGTGTTGGCTTTGGGCTATGCGGGTGTGTGCCGTCAGGCATTTTTGGAGGCACCGCCGGAGAAAAATCGGAGCATCCGGATGCATTCCGAAAGCTCGGCCGACCTGGGACGCGCGGTCCGCCGGCTTCGCACGGCGGATTGGCCGGTCGTGGTCTTGGGAGCCGGTCAGCTACCCAGCTATTGCGTTTCGGCTTTGGCCTTCCACACGGCCTCACCAGATCCCTTGCACTTTTGGGAAGTCGACGGGCAAGGAAGGCATCTCACGGAGATTCCGGGTTCTTTACTCGAGCCCGGCCGGGAAGTTTTATTGGTGGATATCGGTGGGTCAGGTGGGCCGGGAGGGCCCGCCGGGTTCGAGTCGATCGAGCTTTTGCAGGCGATCGGCCCCGATCGTATTTTCCGGGCGAAGCTGGGCCGGACCGTTCCTTACCGCATGTTTCACTTTTGA
- a CDS encoding glycosyltransferase family 39 protein, which yields MSDSLRANVPKVNVAVVLAGKFWQTVPLPFMNATFLSRSISSFWPDPSDFRRFLLLAAVLLFILVVGCFHPVIYDETEGQYAGAAREMLQRQDWLIPTNNGVPRFQKPPLVYWTMMVSVKLFGVNEFAARLPQALATAAWLLAVYLLGKRVGGPDFGLYSSMMLGSAIGFMVFSHVIMPEPFMAFFVTLTVWAFLRAKWRPDQARHWFLAAWIFMGLGCLTKGLHAALWPLGAAAVMALVSKPSRPFWRGLLHPWGITVFFLLLLPWYLAVEVRYPGFLLDHLVNEQIGHAIDKRWPPSSNQVDLLVYILQHFFMLMPGMMFLPAALALWQKHRRESNEAFTFSHHYLLLWFAFTFVTTCFSARQDYYTMSSWGAVAVLLATPWLAPYRISRWYFILPFSLIALAGLIGVVAALWLGTVQDDLHVNILPIVERDHLWTALQGFSLGAWKEFFPLLKNTGLSLAVGGTVAAFLSFRRQLPAAGMALAATMIVPYLMMVQGFSVKEEYFSLENSARSIRERAGRDAKVIYDGYPNLASSLFFYLDRPVHWVNVPVEYEYATRSLKIGRELYLDRAGVAEAWKSGEVFLIAEETTLEEWRALLGFPADMEPFARSGTRVVLHNR from the coding sequence ATGTCCGATTCTCTTAGGGCAAATGTCCCGAAGGTCAATGTTGCGGTTGTGCTCGCCGGCAAATTCTGGCAGACCGTTCCGCTCCCATTCATGAACGCCACCTTTCTTTCCCGCTCCATCTCATCCTTCTGGCCTGATCCGTCCGACTTCCGCCGCTTCCTTCTTCTGGCCGCGGTGTTGCTGTTCATTCTGGTGGTCGGTTGCTTCCACCCGGTCATCTACGACGAAACCGAGGGCCAGTACGCCGGGGCGGCCCGCGAGATGCTCCAGCGCCAGGACTGGTTGATCCCGACCAACAACGGGGTCCCCCGGTTCCAGAAACCCCCGCTGGTCTACTGGACCATGATGGTTTCCGTGAAGCTCTTCGGGGTCAACGAATTCGCCGCCCGCCTGCCCCAGGCCCTGGCCACCGCGGCCTGGCTCCTGGCTGTCTACCTCCTCGGCAAACGTGTCGGAGGCCCGGACTTCGGCCTTTACTCCAGCATGATGTTGGGAAGCGCCATCGGCTTCATGGTCTTCTCCCACGTCATCATGCCGGAACCGTTCATGGCCTTCTTCGTCACCCTGACGGTCTGGGCCTTCCTCCGGGCCAAATGGCGGCCGGACCAGGCAAGGCATTGGTTTTTGGCCGCCTGGATCTTCATGGGGTTGGGCTGCCTGACCAAGGGCCTGCACGCCGCCCTCTGGCCCCTGGGTGCCGCCGCCGTCATGGCCCTGGTGTCCAAGCCCTCCCGCCCCTTCTGGCGCGGCCTGCTCCATCCCTGGGGCATCACGGTCTTTTTCCTCCTGCTGCTTCCCTGGTATCTGGCCGTCGAAGTCCGCTACCCCGGGTTCCTCCTCGACCATCTGGTCAACGAACAGATCGGCCACGCCATCGACAAACGCTGGCCCCCCAGTTCCAACCAGGTCGACCTCCTGGTCTACATCCTCCAACACTTCTTCATGCTCATGCCCGGCATGATGTTCCTGCCCGCCGCCCTGGCCCTCTGGCAGAAGCACCGCCGGGAATCCAACGAGGCCTTCACCTTCTCTCACCACTACCTTCTCCTCTGGTTTGCCTTCACCTTCGTCACCACCTGCTTTTCCGCCCGGCAGGACTACTACACCATGTCCTCCTGGGGTGCCGTGGCCGTTCTCCTGGCCACGCCCTGGCTGGCCCCCTACCGCATCTCCCGTTGGTATTTCATCCTGCCTTTCAGCCTCATCGCCCTCGCCGGCCTGATCGGGGTGGTCGCCGCCCTCTGGCTGGGCACGGTTCAGGACGACCTCCACGTGAACATCCTGCCCATCGTCGAACGGGACCACCTCTGGACCGCACTCCAGGGATTTTCCCTCGGTGCCTGGAAGGAATTCTTCCCCCTCCTCAAAAACACCGGCCTCAGTCTGGCCGTGGGCGGCACGGTGGCCGCCTTCCTTTCCTTCCGGCGCCAATTGCCAGCCGCGGGCATGGCCCTGGCCGCCACCATGATCGTCCCCTACCTCATGATGGTCCAGGGATTCTCCGTGAAGGAGGAATACTTCTCCCTGGAAAACTCCGCCCGATCGATTCGTGAGCGCGCCGGCCGGGACGCCAAAGTCATCTACGACGGTTACCCCAATCTGGCCTCCAGCCTCTTCTTCTACCTCGACCGGCCCGTCCACTGGGTCAATGTCCCGGTGGAATACGAATACGCCACCCGCAGCCTGAAGATCGGGAGGGAACTCTACCTCGACCGCGCGGGTGTGGCCGAAGCCTGGAAATCGGGCGAGGTCTTTCTCATTGCCGAAGAAACCACACTGGAGGAATGGCGGGCCCTGCTGGGATTCCCGGCGGACATGGAACCCTTCGCCCGCAGCGGCACCCGCGTGGTCCTGCACAACCGCTGA